From a single Solanum dulcamara chromosome 4, daSolDulc1.2, whole genome shotgun sequence genomic region:
- the LOC129887765 gene encoding ETHYLENE INSENSITIVE 3-like 3 protein, whose protein sequence is MAVMDEIGIDVSSDIEIDDIRCDNIDEKDVSDEEIEPDELERRMWKDRVKLKRLKEKQKLAARQAAEKQDHKQVTDQATRKKMSRAQDGILKYMLKLMEVCNARGFVYGIIPDKGKPVSGSSDNIRAWWKEKVKFDKNGLAAIAKYEAECLAREGVGSQNGNPQSVLQDLQDATLGSLLSSLMQHCDPPQRKYPLEKGVSPPWWPTGYEGWWAKIGLPKGQKPPYRKPHDLKKMWKVGVLTAVIKHMSPDIAKIRRLIRKSKSLQDKMTAKESSIWLAVLSREEASLQQAGSENGSSSIEEPAGSRGEKKKPSISSDSDYDVDGTDDGIGSVSSRDERRNQPLDVHPLNTIPQSHQSTEQGDGHHRRRKRARSNPTMRQTQPSLLHGDEHSNTLPDINSLETLLAGHIMSDSPLGNDKIESSKPVENNTESQSELPLQDSNLSLVPSANIVSIGDAYIGAGPSLYPMSQNSAVVPYESEVHLENQDSIVQHQFQDAQFHGRQKISGVNDGRQISLSHFGPPENGLLYGPHNSIVHTELQVSEFAHGSQFSNFSQPPVYHSYSSSEFGSTHEEPQSHLACNELQIRPRDSGVGPLLHGSGNDISRDNHHYGKDMFQNKHDRHIEMPLASPLTIDSSYTTLDSPIDLGLDVQSYFDNSDYDLDFDKELMSFFAS, encoded by the exons ATGGCTGTGATGGATGAGATTGGAATTGATGTCAG CTCGGACATTGAAATTGATGACATAAGGTGCGACAACATAGACGAAAAGGATGTCAGTGATGAAGAAATTGAGCCAGATGAATTGGAGAGACGGATGTGGAAGGACCGTGTCAAGCTCAAACGGCTCAAGGAAAAACAGAAGCTTGCAGCCCGACAAGCCGCAGAGAAGCAGGACCATAAACAAGTTACTGATCAGGCTACACGGAAAAAGATGTCAAGAGCTCAAGATGGGATTTTGAAGTACATGTTGAAGCTCATGGAGGTCTGCAATGCTCGAGGATTTGTTTATGGAATCATTCCTGATAAGGGTAAACCTGTGAGCGGTTCGTCAGATAACATAAGAGCTTGGTGGAAGGAGAAGGTGAAGTTTGATAAGAACGGTCTTGCTGCAATAGCCAAGTATGAAGCAGAATGTCTTGCAAGAGAAGGTGTAGGCAGCCAAAATGGGAACCCGCAAAGTGTTCTGCAAGACTTGCAAGATGCTACCTTGGGGTCTCTTTTGTCTTCTTTAATGCAACACTGTGATCCGCCTCAACGGAAGTACCCTCTGGAGAAAGGTGTCTCTCCACCGTGGTGGCCAACTGGGTATGAGGGATGGTGGGCTAAAATAGGACTACCTAAGGGTCAGAAACCGCCGTACAGAAAGccgcatgatttgaagaagatGTGGAAAGTTGGTGTTCTAACTGCTGTCATAAAGCATATGTCACCTGATATTGCAAAGATCAGGAGATTAATCCGCAAATCGAAGAGTCTGCAGGACAAGATGACAGCAAAGGAGAGCTCAATTTGGTTGGCTGTTTTAAGCAGAGAGGAAGCAAGCCTCCAACAAGCAGGCAGTGAGAATGGATCATCAAGCATAGAGGAACCAGCTGGAAGCCGTGGTGAAAAGAAGAAACCTTCAATTAGCAGTGACAGTGACTATGATGTTGATGGCACCGATGATGGTATTGGCTCTGTATCGTCCAGAGATGAGAGGAGAAATCAACCGTTGGATGTTCATCCTTTAAATACCATTCCTCAATCTCACCAAAGTACGGagcaaggagatggacatcatCGAAGGAGAAAACGTGCTAGGTCAAACCCTACTATGAGACAGACTCAACCATCTCTGCTACATGGTGACGAGCATAGTAACACATTACCTGATATAAACAGTTTAGAAACACTATTGGCTGGACACATAATGAGTGACAGCCCACTGGGAAATGACAAGATCGAATCATCAAAGCCTGTCGAGAACAACACAGAGAGTCAATCAGAGTTACCGTTACAAGACTCAAACCTATCATTGGTTCCGTCAGCTAATATAGTCTCTATAGGGGATGCATATATAGGTGCTGGGCCATCACTTTATCCGATGTCTCAAAATTCTGCAGTTGTCCCTTATGAATCAGAGGTGCATCTTGAAAATCAAGATTCTATTGTTCAGCATCAATTTCAAGACGCTCAGTTCCATGGTCGCCAGAAGATTTCAGGGGTGAATGATGGACGACAAATTTCCCTATCGCATTTTGGACCCCCAGAAAATGGGTTGCTATATGGACCTCACAATTCCATCGTACACACTGAACTGCAGGTTTCTGAATTTGCTCATGGATCTCAATTTTCTAACTTCAGTCAACCTCCTGTATATCATTCTTATTCTTCATCTGAATTTGGGTCGACACATGAGGAACCACAGTCCCACTTGGCATGCAATGAACTTCAGATAAGGCCAAGGGATTCTGGAGTTGGTCCATTGCTTCACGGAAGTGGAAATGATATCTCTAGAGACAATCACCATTATGGAAAAGATATGTTTCAGAATAAACATGACAGACATATTGAGATGCCTTTGGCATCTCCACTCACTATTGACTCGTCTTATACTACACTCGACAGCCCAATTGACTTGGGGCTTGATGTCCAAAGTTATTTTGATAATTCTGATTATGATTTAGATTTTGACAAAGAATTGATGTCATTCTTTGCCTCATAG
- the LOC129885164 gene encoding uncharacterized protein LOC129885164, with product MTSFPWAGYAIPVVFAPFAWLLCISTTCICIGTLGNLVLQPNYSLTPEVSIWSLDFVKWWALYKAQEISSKVMAVHLRGTVFLKYWFQVFGARIGSSVVLDTIDISDPALVSIGDGAVIAEGALIQGHEVKNGILSFLPVRIGKNCSIGPYAVLQKGSVLTEGTEVASLQKTATSKSNSSKKVTEPAKETEHGLSTAMYHLMGIYIVGFINTLSGAILYFLYILLTQKSPSLEHFSLLCLCGAFHWFPFTIIAYITIISSTSSSSIIFAISVATAYLAHGLILSILTVFVNNFALQNTDDTLSIWLKHRINIACHLRFAKLLSGTEAFCIYLRLLGAKVGKHCSIRAINAVSDPKLMSLGDGVHLGDFSRIITGFYSMSGFTSGVVEVQENSVVGSQSVVLPRSLIQENVILGALSVAPMNSVLHSGGIYVGSQALVMIKNTRHAMDERIEEMDMKYKKIVGNLAANLAATTLKVKTRYFHRIGVSGKGMLKIYDNIKGFPDHKIFGSGKQYPVIVRHSNSLSADDDARLDARGAALRILSDHTSLDDEKPILDLTLKTGEAFYARTISDFATWLVCGLAAREEHVKRVPHVRDAVWTSLRDSNSYTEMHYYSNICRLFRFTDGQEMYVKFKLRPCDENIGKDSGKVEPIGILPPETGAIPRKDNDTRPLLFLVDDFKKRVSSQGGVRYIFQLQFRTVPKDEATQDIALDCTRPWDEAEFPYVDVGEIFIDQNLTKEQSEQLEFNPFLRCHEIDVVKATSASQSASIDHGRSLIYEICQHLRNGEPLPEAWKNFIEQSDVKVDLSGCPIASAALQVKQETSHQEVALSRTCYQTSWSTFAQPILQTFLPYFFLAYSIHGPLNWLIFLTTNHPLYWFFPFFWISSGLVAALACVLAKLVFTTRKKDGGKSLIWSKGLLIETLWQAFRTLVSDYFMEMTTGSFLFVIWMKLMGSEVELSHQGVYVDSNGVLLNPEMIEIERGGCIGKEALLFGHIYEGEGEVKFGKVRIGEGSFVGSRAVAMPGVVVESGCCLNALSLAMKEEIIKSK from the exons ATGACATCATTTCCTTGGGCTGGTTATGCAATTCCCGTGGTGTTTGCACCATTTGCTTGGCTTCTATGCATATCTACCACCTGCATATGCATCGGTACTCTTGGAAATTTAGTACTTCAACCAAATTATTCCCTGACCCCAGAGGTGTCCATCTGGTCATTGGATTTCGTTAAGTGGTGGGCGCTATACAAGGCACAAGAAATTTCATCTAAAGTTATGGCAGTGCATTTGAGAGGAACAGTATTTCTGAAATACTGGTTTCAAGTATTCGGCGCAAGGATAGGATCATCGGTTGTACTGGATACTATAGATATCAGTGATCCAGCACTTGTGTCAATAGGAGATGGAGCTGTTATTGCGGAAGGAGCTTTAATTCAAGGCCATGAAGTGAAGAATGGAATCCTGAGTTTTCTTCCAGTTAGAATTGGCAAAAACTGTTCGATTGGTCCTTACGCCGTACTCCAGAAAGGAAGCGTTTTGACAGAAGGAACTGAGGTAGCATCTTTACAAAAGACAGCAACATCTAAATCAAACAGTAGTAAGAAG GTCACTGAACCGGCAAAAGAAACAGAACATGGTCTCAGTACAGCTATGTATCACTTGATGGGAATCTACATTGTCGGATTCATAAACACTCTCTCAGGAGCTATCCTTTATTTCTTGTACATACTATTAACTCAAAAATCTCCATCTCTTGAACACTTCTCCTTACTCTGTTTGTGTGGAGCATTCCACTGGTTTCCATTCACTATCATTGCTTACATTACCATTATCTCAAGTACCTCTTCAAGTTCAATAATCTTCGCTATCTCAGTTGCAACTGCTTACTTGGCTCATGGCTTGATTTTGAGCATCCTTACTGTATTTGTAAACAATTTTGCCTTGCAAAACACAGATGATACACTGAGTATATGGCTGAAACATAGAATTAACATTGCCTGTCATCTCAGATTTGCTAAACTCCTTTCTGGAACTGAAGCTTTCTGCATATACTTGAGGCTCTTGGGTGCAAAAGTTGGAAAACATTGTTCTATCCGAGCCATCAATGCTGTTTCTGATCCGAAATTGATGTCACTAGGTGACGGTGTCCATCTAGGTGACTTCAGCAGGATTATAACCGGTTTCTACTCCATGAGTGGATTCACGAGTGGGGTGGTTGAGGTACAAGAGAATTCAGTTGTTGGGAGCCAAAGTGTTGTCCTTCCAAGATCACTTATCCAAGAAAATGTTATTCTTGGTGCACTTTCAGTTGCTCCAATGAATTCTGTTCTTCATAGTGGTGGAATTTACGTTGGATCTCAAGCCCTGGTCATGATAAAGAACACACGACACGCGATGGATGAAAGGATAGAAGAGATGGATATGAAATACAAGAAGATAGTTGGCAATCTAGCTGCAAATTTGGCTGCAACTACTCTCAAGGTCAAAACAAGGTACTTCCATAGAATTGGTGTTAGTGGAAAGGGAATGCTCAAAATATATGACAACATAAAAGGATTTCCAGACCATAAAATCTTTGGATCTGGCAAACAATATCCTGTCATAGTCCGGCACAGCAACAGCTTAAGTGCCGATGATGATGCAAGGCTCGATGCTCGTGGTGCTGCATTGAGAATACTCTCTGATCATACAAGTTTAGATGATGAAAAACCAATTCTAGATTTGACATTGAAGACAGGGGAAGCATTCTATGCTCGAACTATCTCTGACTTCGCGACATGGCTTGTTTGTGGCTTAGCAGCAAGGGAGGAGCACGTGAAACGTGTTCCACATGTTCGCGATGCAGTATGGACTTCACTACGTGATTCTAACTCATATACAGAGATGCATTATTACTCAAATATATGCAGGCTTTTCAGGTTCACAGATGGACAAGAAATGTATGTGAAGTTCAAGTTGAGGCCTTGTGATGAAAACATTGGAAAAGATTCTGGTAAAGTTGAGCCTATTGGAATACTTCCTCCAGAAACAGGTGCAATTCCTAGGAAAGATAATGACACACGCCCGTTACTTTTTCTTGTTGATGATTTCAAGAAAAGGGTAAGTTCACAAGGCGGCGTTCGCTACATTTTCCAACTACAATTCAGGACAGTGCCTAAGGATGAAGCAACACAAGACATTGCACTTGACTGCACTAGGCCATGGGATGAAGCAGAATTCCCATATGTTGATGTTGGAGAAATTTTCATTGATCAGAACCTCACCAAAGAACAATCAGAGCAGCTGGAATTCAACCCCTTTCTTCGATGCCACGAGATTGATGTTGTGAAGGCAACATCAGCCTCTCAAAGTGCATCCATCGATCATGGTCGTTCATTGATCTATGAAATTTGCCAACATTTGAGAAATGGTGAACCACTTCCAGAAGCCTGGAAGAACTTCATTGAACAATCTGATGTGAAAGTTGATCTCTCTGGCTGTCCAATTGCATCAGCAGCACTACAAGTGAAACAAGAAACTAGTCATCAAGAAGTAGCTCTATCAAGAACATGTTATCAAACTTCTTGGTCCACTTTTGCTCAGCCAATACTCCAAACATTCTTGCCATACTTTTTCTTAGCATATTCAATTCATGGTCCTCTAAATTGGCTCATTTTCTTAACAACAAATCATCCACTATACTGGTTTTTTCCATTCTTTTGGATATCCTCAGGGCTGGTAGCAGCATTGGCTTGTGTGTTAGCAAAACTAGTCTTCAcaacaagaaagaaagatggaggAAAATCACTCATATGGAGCAAAGGACTACTAATTGAAACATTATGGCAAGCATTTAGGACACTTGTTAGTGACTATTTCATGGAAATGACAACAGGATCATTCTTGTTTGTCATTTGGATGAAACTCATGGGATCAGAAGTTGAATTAAGTCATCAAGGGGTTTATGTAGATAGTAATGGAGTTTTGTTGAATCCTGAAATGATAGAGATTGAAAGAGGTGGATGTATAGGCAAAGAAGCATTGTTATTTGGACATATATATGAAGGTGAAGGGGAAGTGAAGTTTGGAAAAGTTAGAATAGGTGAAGGAAGTTTTGTGGGGAGTAGAGCTGTGGCAATGCCTGGTGTAGTAGTAGAAAGTGGTTGTTGTTTAAATGCTCTTTCACTTGCCatgaaagaagaaattattaAGTCAAAGTGA